The following coding sequences lie in one Brevibacterium marinum genomic window:
- a CDS encoding methyltransferase domain-containing protein — protein MTSSPLTPASAVSGQLHCHYFDAGRCRSCTFIEMPYEQQISDKEAWGREVLAVHAPTIWLPAEAGSDRDFRNRAKLAVGGSAGGVTLGILDQDFHGVDLRECGIQAPQIRAVIPVIAGFLDASGLEPYDVRARRGELKFVHITAAPSGDLMIRFVVRTQHGLDVLRSRRDAFIGLVPRATVVSVNLLPEHKAVLEGSREVVLAGDSLRMNLDRVDLHLRPQSFFQTNTAVAVSLYNQVATWVDEISPATLWDLYCGVGGFALYCAGALDSEQSVGRPAGGGSAARSVIGVELSEQAIESARISAAELGLRSQPHADSQPGVGSRPSAGPRPGPDPQPGGDVEFLADDAMEFAEVNLASGQRPDCVIVNPPRRGIGARLSAALEESGIEHIVYSSCNPLTLVKDLDRMPSYQVAQAKVFDMFPHTKHLEVAVVLRRHR, from the coding sequence ATGACATCATCGCCTCTGACCCCCGCCTCGGCGGTATCCGGGCAATTGCACTGTCACTACTTCGACGCGGGACGTTGCCGCTCGTGCACCTTCATCGAGATGCCCTACGAGCAGCAGATCAGCGACAAGGAGGCCTGGGGCCGTGAGGTACTGGCCGTCCACGCGCCCACCATCTGGCTTCCAGCGGAGGCCGGATCTGATCGCGACTTCCGCAATCGGGCCAAGCTCGCCGTGGGCGGCTCGGCCGGCGGCGTCACCTTGGGGATCCTCGACCAGGACTTCCACGGTGTTGATCTGCGCGAATGCGGGATCCAGGCTCCGCAGATCCGCGCGGTGATACCCGTCATCGCAGGGTTCCTCGACGCGTCGGGCCTCGAACCCTACGATGTCCGCGCTCGCCGAGGTGAGCTGAAGTTCGTCCACATCACCGCGGCGCCGTCCGGGGACCTGATGATCCGGTTCGTCGTGCGCACCCAGCATGGCCTCGATGTTCTGCGTTCCCGGCGCGACGCCTTCATCGGCCTCGTGCCCCGTGCCACCGTCGTTTCCGTCAATCTGCTTCCCGAGCACAAGGCCGTACTCGAGGGCAGCCGCGAAGTCGTGCTGGCGGGCGACTCCCTGCGCATGAACCTCGACCGGGTAGACCTGCATCTGCGCCCGCAGAGCTTCTTCCAGACGAACACTGCCGTCGCTGTCAGCCTCTACAACCAGGTCGCGACGTGGGTCGACGAGATCTCGCCGGCCACGCTGTGGGACCTGTACTGCGGGGTGGGCGGCTTCGCACTGTATTGTGCGGGCGCGCTCGACTCCGAGCAGTCAGTCGGGCGGCCCGCGGGTGGGGGCTCTGCGGCACGCTCTGTCATCGGGGTCGAGCTCAGCGAGCAGGCTATCGAATCCGCGAGGATCAGTGCGGCCGAACTCGGGCTCAGATCCCAGCCCCACGCCGATTCCCAGCCTGGCGTCGGCTCTCGGCCCAGCGCCGGTCCCCGACCAGGACCCGATCCCCAGCCGGGCGGCGACGTCGAGTTCCTCGCCGACGATGCCATGGAGTTCGCCGAGGTCAACCTGGCCTCGGGGCAACGTCCGGACTGCGTCATCGTCAACCCACCTCGGCGAGGGATCGGAGCGCGACTGTCGGCTGCACTCGAGGAATCCGGGATCGAACATATCGTCTATTCGAGCTGCAATCCGCTCACCCTGGTCAAGGACCTTGACCGGATGCCCAGCTACCAGGTCGCACAAGCGAAGGTCTTCGACATGTTCCCCCACACCAAGCACCTCGAGGTGGCGGTGGTGCTGCGGCGGCATAGATGA
- a CDS encoding HepT-like ribonuclease domain-containing protein, whose amino-acid sequence MFASAAAQRSTGLPIRERLRACPVMVESLHERAPRRMRNTTSNRSAFSADWILQSAVERNIEIIGEALNRLRRTDAEVAARIPHLQEAIATRNVIAHQYANVD is encoded by the coding sequence ATGTTCGCGTCCGCTGCGGCTCAACGATCGACCGGTTTACCGATCCGTGAGCGGCTGAGGGCCTGTCCGGTCATGGTCGAAAGTCTACATGAGCGGGCACCTCGCAGGATGCGGAATACCACTTCGAATAGGAGTGCTTTCTCGGCTGACTGGATTCTTCAGTCTGCGGTTGAACGAAATATAGAGATCATCGGTGAGGCATTGAACAGGTTGAGGAGAACCGATGCTGAAGTCGCAGCGCGCATTCCTCATCTGCAAGAGGCCATCGCGACGAGGAATGTCATCGCGCATCAATATGCCAACGTAGATTAG
- a CDS encoding VOC family protein: protein MSAIFNHTIIAAADPAESAQFYVDILEAEHTESWGVFSNIMLSEGVMLQFASPPPGFDISPVHMAFLCTDDHFDRAVALLNERSLEYWADPQRSRLQETNTGHGGRGVYFLDPSGMYLELITKPYL from the coding sequence ATGTCAGCAATCTTCAATCACACCATCATCGCCGCCGCCGACCCGGCGGAATCAGCACAGTTCTACGTCGACATCCTCGAAGCCGAACACACCGAATCATGGGGAGTCTTCTCCAACATCATGCTCTCCGAAGGGGTGATGCTGCAGTTCGCGTCTCCTCCTCCGGGGTTCGACATCTCGCCCGTTCACATGGCCTTCCTCTGCACCGACGACCACTTCGACCGAGCAGTCGCCCTCTTGAACGAGCGGAGCCTCGAATACTGGGCCGATCCGCAGCGTTCGCGCCTGCAAGAGACGAATACAGGGCATGGCGGTCGCGGCGTCTATTTCCTCGACCCCTCGGGCATGTACTTGGAACTCATCACGAAGCCGTATCTCTGA
- a CDS encoding LysR family transcriptional regulator: protein MVINLAMYHLRTIEALHRLRSFTLAAEDMQVSQPAVSRALAEAERRIGGRLFDRSTRSVVPTHLGEEVSAHAAMAVATYDEALSRITRHMNGDDGIVRVACLPSVTATLLPSVISDFRRDLGQVGLRIHDEPQENVAEKILDGTVDLGILALDSSIPPELEVEEVASDRLIAIMPSGHRFADRDELAWGDFAREKFIGFDSVTSIGPLVTHAFAKHDVDVDIVQTARSIPAVGGLVSAGLGVSVVPEMVVPLVKFEGIESVPISPAIDRTLVVVHRKRGPLPAVVERFRQSLLS, encoded by the coding sequence ATGGTTATCAATCTGGCTATGTACCACCTGCGCACGATCGAAGCGCTCCACCGGCTGCGCAGCTTCACGCTCGCTGCCGAGGACATGCAGGTCAGTCAGCCCGCAGTGAGTCGGGCGCTGGCCGAGGCCGAACGGCGCATCGGCGGCAGGCTGTTCGATCGGAGCACGCGGTCTGTCGTCCCCACGCATCTGGGTGAGGAGGTCTCCGCACATGCGGCAATGGCCGTCGCGACCTACGATGAGGCACTGTCGCGCATCACCCGCCACATGAACGGCGATGACGGGATCGTGCGGGTCGCGTGCCTGCCCTCGGTGACGGCGACGCTGCTGCCCTCGGTGATCTCCGACTTCCGTCGCGACCTCGGGCAGGTGGGTCTGAGGATCCATGACGAACCGCAGGAGAATGTGGCGGAGAAGATCCTCGACGGCACAGTGGACCTGGGCATCCTGGCACTGGACTCCAGCATCCCGCCCGAGCTCGAGGTCGAAGAGGTCGCCTCCGACAGGTTGATTGCGATCATGCCGTCGGGGCACAGATTCGCTGATCGTGATGAGCTCGCCTGGGGTGACTTCGCCCGTGAGAAGTTCATCGGCTTCGACTCCGTGACGAGCATCGGACCATTGGTCACCCACGCTTTCGCCAAGCACGACGTCGATGTCGACATCGTGCAGACGGCGCGCAGCATCCCGGCCGTCGGAGGTCTCGTCTCCGCCGGCCTCGGGGTCTCTGTCGTGCCGGAGATGGTGGTGCCCCTCGTGAAGTTCGAGGGAATCGAGAGCGTGCCGATCAGCCCGGCCATCGACCGCACCCTGGTCGTCGTCCACCGCAAGCGCGGACCGCTGCCCGCCGTCGTCGAACGGTTCCGGCAGTCCCTGCTGTCGTAG
- a CDS encoding SLC13 family permease, whose amino-acid sequence MLSLIGYVSMLVILALLLMQKVSPIVALAGVPIVAALIAGNSPSEVSEFALAGITSVASVVVMFVFAIVFFGILRHVGFFDPIIDRIVRLGGSSPKAVTLATTLLASVAHLDGAGATTFLITIPAMLPIYQRLGMGRLTLTACVGLGAGAMNLLPWGGPTARAAATVGVEANEVWTPLIPAQIVGVGAALAVAWFLGSREVKRIAKGKTSEFAEAVSAHSDDPATRTSATGDGGTRATSVTEDTDRQGTGGDTLSTAGAASGGSTHGAHRGEDASDATVEKDHRNIPLWVNGLILLATLVVLMWGIVSPAIAFLVATIIALIINFRGLENQSRQFDISAKSAMLMASTLLAAGVLLGVLDESGMIESMADSAVQVLPAGIMPLLPIVVAVLGVPMSLFFGPDAYYFGVLPVLSAVGSNYGIDPVVLAQASIIGQETLGFPISPLTGSFYLLVGLANVPIGKHILGLIGWAWLVSIIVLIAAIVIGVIPRWAA is encoded by the coding sequence GTGCTTTCACTCATTGGATACGTGTCCATGCTGGTGATCCTCGCTCTGCTCCTCATGCAGAAGGTCTCACCCATCGTCGCCCTCGCGGGGGTCCCGATCGTCGCGGCCCTCATCGCAGGCAACTCACCGTCCGAGGTCAGCGAATTCGCGTTGGCCGGCATCACCAGCGTCGCCAGTGTCGTCGTGATGTTCGTGTTCGCGATCGTCTTCTTCGGCATACTCCGCCACGTCGGGTTCTTCGACCCGATCATCGATCGGATCGTCCGCCTCGGCGGTTCGTCTCCGAAGGCCGTCACCCTGGCCACGACACTCCTGGCCAGCGTTGCCCATCTCGATGGTGCAGGTGCGACGACGTTCCTCATCACCATTCCGGCCATGCTGCCGATCTACCAGCGCCTGGGCATGGGTCGACTGACGCTCACGGCATGCGTCGGCCTCGGCGCAGGAGCCATGAACCTGCTCCCCTGGGGCGGACCGACCGCACGCGCGGCGGCGACCGTCGGGGTCGAAGCGAACGAGGTGTGGACACCGCTCATCCCCGCGCAGATCGTCGGCGTCGGCGCTGCGCTCGCGGTCGCGTGGTTCCTCGGCAGCCGCGAAGTCAAGCGCATCGCCAAAGGCAAGACCTCCGAATTCGCCGAGGCGGTGTCCGCTCACAGCGATGACCCTGCAACCCGCACCTCCGCCACAGGCGACGGTGGGACACGGGCCACCTCGGTGACGGAGGACACCGACCGCCAGGGCACCGGCGGTGACACCCTCAGCACCGCGGGGGCCGCGTCCGGCGGCTCGACCCACGGCGCGCACCGCGGCGAGGATGCCAGCGACGCAACCGTGGAGAAGGACCACCGCAACATCCCGCTGTGGGTCAACGGACTGATCCTGCTCGCGACCCTCGTGGTGCTGATGTGGGGCATCGTCTCACCGGCCATCGCCTTCCTCGTCGCGACGATCATCGCGCTCATCATCAACTTCCGAGGTCTGGAGAACCAGTCTCGACAGTTCGACATCAGTGCGAAATCAGCGATGCTCATGGCCAGCACCCTGCTGGCCGCCGGAGTCCTCCTCGGCGTGCTCGACGAGAGCGGGATGATCGAGTCGATGGCCGACTCCGCTGTCCAGGTCCTGCCGGCCGGGATCATGCCGCTCCTGCCCATCGTGGTCGCCGTCCTCGGGGTGCCCATGAGCCTGTTCTTCGGCCCCGACGCCTACTATTTCGGGGTCCTTCCCGTCCTGTCCGCGGTGGGCTCGAACTACGGCATCGATCCCGTGGTGCTCGCGCAGGCCTCGATCATCGGGCAGGAGACTCTCGGCTTTCCCATCAGCCCCCTGACCGGGTCGTTCTATCTGCTGGTCGGCTTGGCCAACGTGCCGATCGGCAAGCACATCCTCGGCCTCATCGGCTGGGCATGGTTGGTCAGTATCATCGTGCTCATCGCAGCAATCGTGATCGGAGTGATTCCCCGGTGGGCAGCCTGA
- a CDS encoding acyclic terpene utilization AtuA family protein — translation MGSLNVSSPAGLSSPPKPAGHVRVGAGAGFAGDRLDPAIALAEHGKLDFLVFELLGERTVAAAQRRERESTDTGFDPTLVERIRSVAADCAANGTRIVTNGGAANPEAASYAVAEAVRELNVDLPVAYVTGDEVLSIVEDEDPRTWETGQPASAADGELISANAYLGAEPIRRALDSGARIVITGRVADPSLYVGAMAHHFDWDHHDVDLIGRATVIGHLLECAGQVTGGYFADPVTKPVAGLAHLGFPFADVDADAQAVLSKLEGSGGDVSTRTCTEQLLYEVADPGAYITPDVIADFSHVSFEQSAVDRVRVSGGRGAARPENLKVTLGYDSGWQGEGQITYAGIRSKERAELAAAIVLERLEALYDVDPESVFVEYIGMAAAFRGLVTADDPAEVRLRIVSTAATRQEAAIIGDEVEALYTNGPAGGGGARKSVHSVVAVRSCSVDRLSIEESVNVEFVDERRTGGLK, via the coding sequence GTGGGCAGCCTGAACGTATCGAGTCCGGCCGGGCTCTCTTCCCCGCCCAAGCCGGCCGGCCATGTCAGGGTGGGAGCCGGTGCCGGATTCGCCGGAGACCGTCTCGACCCCGCGATCGCCCTGGCCGAGCACGGCAAGCTCGATTTCCTCGTCTTCGAACTCCTCGGCGAGAGGACCGTCGCCGCGGCCCAGCGACGCGAGCGGGAGTCCACGGACACGGGCTTCGACCCGACTCTGGTCGAACGGATCCGCTCCGTCGCCGCCGACTGTGCCGCCAACGGCACCCGCATCGTGACCAATGGCGGTGCCGCGAACCCTGAGGCCGCCTCCTATGCCGTCGCCGAGGCGGTTCGAGAGTTGAACGTCGACCTGCCCGTCGCGTACGTCACCGGTGATGAGGTCCTGTCCATCGTCGAAGACGAGGATCCGCGCACCTGGGAGACCGGACAGCCCGCCTCCGCCGCCGACGGAGAGCTGATTTCGGCCAATGCCTATCTGGGCGCCGAACCGATCCGGCGGGCGTTGGACTCCGGTGCACGCATCGTCATCACCGGCCGGGTCGCGGATCCCTCCCTGTACGTCGGTGCCATGGCGCACCACTTCGACTGGGACCACCATGACGTGGACCTCATCGGCCGCGCCACGGTCATCGGCCATCTGCTCGAATGCGCCGGCCAGGTCACCGGCGGCTACTTCGCCGACCCGGTGACGAAACCCGTCGCCGGCCTTGCCCATCTCGGGTTCCCCTTCGCCGATGTCGACGCCGATGCGCAGGCCGTCCTGAGCAAACTCGAGGGCTCGGGAGGCGATGTCTCCACGCGCACCTGCACCGAGCAGCTCCTCTACGAGGTCGCCGATCCGGGCGCCTACATCACCCCCGACGTCATCGCCGACTTCTCACACGTGAGCTTCGAGCAGAGCGCCGTCGACCGTGTTCGCGTCAGCGGTGGGAGAGGAGCAGCCCGCCCGGAGAATCTCAAGGTCACGCTCGGCTACGACTCCGGGTGGCAGGGCGAAGGACAGATCACCTACGCCGGCATTCGGTCGAAGGAGCGTGCCGAGCTGGCGGCGGCGATCGTCCTCGAGCGCCTCGAAGCGCTCTACGATGTCGACCCCGAGTCGGTGTTCGTCGAATACATCGGAATGGCCGCCGCATTCCGCGGGCTGGTGACGGCCGATGACCCCGCCGAGGTGCGGCTGCGCATCGTCTCAACCGCAGCGACCCGGCAGGAGGCTGCGATCATCGGCGATGAGGTCGAGGCCCTCTACACCAATGGGCCGGCCGGCGGCGGAGGTGCCCGGAAGTCCGTGCACAGCGTGGTCGCAGTCAGATCGTGCAGCGTGGACCGGTTGAGCATCGAAGAGTCGGTGAACGTCGAATTCGTCGACGAACGTCGCACAGGAGGACTCAAATGA
- a CDS encoding AtuA-related protein, translating into MTTIDELASVRTGDKGDTLILGVVADDRAAYDRLAQELSVERVASHFGLTVQSVTRSDLPTLHSFSFELAGLLGGGVTGSPNLDGHGKTMSYHLLTLEI; encoded by the coding sequence ATGACCACCATCGACGAGCTCGCATCGGTGCGCACCGGCGACAAGGGCGACACGCTCATCCTCGGCGTCGTCGCCGACGACCGGGCCGCCTATGACCGGCTTGCCCAGGAGCTCAGCGTCGAACGCGTCGCCTCACACTTCGGCCTCACCGTGCAGTCGGTGACCCGCAGCGATCTGCCGACACTTCACTCCTTCAGCTTCGAACTCGCCGGTCTGCTCGGCGGCGGAGTCACCGGCTCCCCCAACCTGGACGGGCACGGAAAGACCATGAGCTACCACCTGCTCACACTCGAGATCTGA
- a CDS encoding glycosyltransferase, which translates to MRALILTFGTKGDIEPYIALARALKDAGHEATVATAEGFEHDVRSLGVDFVPSNSRMLEVMQGALSNSAGLADLQKAAKAMTESIRVSLDDQLRAVRSTRPDIIVYHPKCLGAPHLAEFLGIPAVLSLPLPFYTPTSAYPIPFISRELGPRLNRWSYTLNRAESLMYGGITNDFRHRLGLRSLSRWADPLVKPDGGPVDILYPYSQHVVPVPSDYPSTAHVTGYWFTGRGASWEPPQELQDFLAAGEAPLYVGFGSMGFGKGAEQRGEAITSALRTTGIRAIVATGWGSVVAESTDDVLVIDGAPHDRLFPHVSAVVHHGGAGTTGIGLASGCPSLVCPFLGDQSFWARRVHELGAGPKPLPRAEITADALAERFTNLVETEVYRSSSAYLADRIAAEDGTGRAVEILQQLA; encoded by the coding sequence ATGAGGGCACTGATTCTGACGTTCGGCACAAAAGGTGACATCGAACCGTATATCGCCTTGGCCAGAGCGCTGAAGGACGCCGGACACGAAGCAACGGTCGCCACCGCCGAGGGCTTCGAACACGATGTGCGCTCGCTCGGCGTCGATTTCGTCCCGAGCAACTCACGCATGCTCGAAGTCATGCAGGGCGCGCTTTCGAACTCAGCTGGTCTCGCGGACCTGCAGAAGGCGGCGAAGGCGATGACCGAAAGTATCCGGGTCAGCCTCGATGATCAACTTCGGGCGGTCCGCAGCACCAGACCGGACATCATCGTCTATCACCCAAAATGTCTCGGCGCTCCGCACCTGGCAGAATTTCTTGGGATTCCGGCGGTGCTGTCGCTGCCGCTGCCCTTCTACACCCCGACCTCGGCGTATCCGATCCCGTTCATCTCGCGGGAGCTGGGGCCACGACTGAATCGATGGAGCTATACACTCAATCGTGCCGAGTCACTCATGTACGGCGGTATCACCAACGACTTTCGGCACAGGCTCGGTCTCAGATCGCTTTCCCGATGGGCGGATCCATTGGTCAAACCGGATGGCGGTCCCGTGGACATTCTCTACCCGTATTCGCAGCACGTTGTCCCCGTTCCGTCCGACTACCCGTCGACGGCGCACGTCACCGGATACTGGTTCACCGGGCGCGGTGCCTCATGGGAACCTCCTCAGGAGCTGCAGGACTTCCTGGCCGCCGGGGAAGCACCGCTGTACGTCGGATTCGGATCCATGGGATTCGGAAAGGGAGCAGAACAACGAGGCGAAGCAATCACCTCGGCGCTCAGAACAACCGGCATCCGGGCAATCGTCGCCACCGGATGGGGAAGTGTCGTCGCCGAGAGCACCGACGACGTTCTCGTCATCGACGGTGCACCCCACGATCGGCTGTTTCCACACGTGTCCGCGGTCGTCCACCACGGCGGGGCGGGCACAACAGGAATCGGCTTGGCGTCTGGTTGCCCCAGCCTGGTCTGCCCGTTCCTCGGCGATCAATCGTTCTGGGCTCGTCGAGTCCACGAACTCGGGGCCGGCCCGAAACCACTTCCCCGGGCCGAGATCACGGCAGATGCTCTGGCCGAACGGTTCACGAACCTTGTGGAAACGGAGGTTTACCGCAGCAGTTCTGCATACCTGGCAGACAGGATTGCGGCAGAGGACGGCACCGGCCGAGCCGTCGAGATCCTTCAACAGCTGGCGTGA
- a CDS encoding tautomerase family protein has protein sequence MPLIEVSIAEGRTEGELRNFITALHKAAETTVHALPENTTVIVREVPKNRWSKGNVTIAERG, from the coding sequence ATGCCGCTCATCGAAGTCTCGATCGCTGAAGGCAGGACCGAGGGCGAGTTGCGCAACTTCATCACCGCTCTGCACAAAGCTGCCGAGACGACCGTGCACGCTCTGCCGGAGAACACGACGGTGATCGTCCGTGAAGTGCCGAAGAACCGTTGGTCGAAAGGCAATGTGACAATCGCGGAACGCGGGTAA
- a CDS encoding aldehyde dehydrogenase, which yields MTKRYQHFINGRWHKPSDGAYFESTNPATLEVLYEAARGNAADVDSAVAAAREAFENPAWRDLSQTRRGHLMRRLGDLIADNAEEMALAETQDNGKLLREMRGQMAGVPEYLYYYGGLADKIQGDQIPTSSHLVLNYTMREPLGVVGAITPWNSPMTLTTSKLAPALASGNTIVIKPSEHTSANILRLAELATEAGFPDGVVNVVTGFGTEVGAPLADHSGLAKISFTGSTGTGQAIATSAASRFIGSTLELGGKSPNIVFDDANVGNAAMGVIAGVFAAAGQTCIAGSRVFAHKAVYDELLEKVSRRAESIVIGDPLDDRTELGPLAFESQCEKVASYVDLGVQEGATVATGGRRPDVELPGYFYSPTVLTDVNNDMRVVKEEIFGPVTAVIPFETEEELVGMANDSIYGLAAGVWTNSLSRGHRIARQLDAGTVWLNMYRAMSPMSPRQGFKASGVGVEHGIESIKDYTRLKSVWVNTDEEPVADPFILRS from the coding sequence ATGACGAAGCGATACCAACATTTCATCAACGGTCGTTGGCACAAGCCATCGGACGGTGCCTACTTCGAAAGCACAAATCCGGCGACCCTTGAAGTCCTCTACGAAGCAGCAAGAGGCAATGCCGCCGACGTCGACTCAGCAGTTGCGGCTGCGCGCGAGGCGTTCGAGAACCCCGCCTGGCGTGATCTCAGCCAGACTCGCCGGGGCCACCTTATGCGACGCCTCGGCGATCTCATTGCAGACAATGCCGAAGAGATGGCACTTGCTGAGACCCAGGACAACGGCAAACTGCTTCGAGAGATGCGAGGCCAGATGGCCGGTGTGCCTGAGTACCTCTACTACTACGGGGGCCTTGCCGACAAGATCCAAGGTGACCAGATTCCCACGAGTTCGCATCTGGTCCTCAACTACACGATGCGCGAACCCCTGGGCGTCGTCGGCGCAATCACACCCTGGAACTCTCCGATGACGCTGACGACATCGAAACTGGCGCCGGCGTTGGCAAGTGGGAACACAATCGTCATCAAACCGAGTGAGCACACCTCGGCGAACATTCTGCGTCTGGCCGAACTCGCCACCGAAGCGGGATTCCCCGACGGAGTCGTCAACGTCGTCACCGGATTCGGCACCGAAGTCGGTGCCCCGTTGGCAGATCACTCGGGTCTGGCGAAGATCTCGTTCACGGGATCGACCGGCACAGGACAGGCGATCGCCACCTCGGCGGCCTCACGCTTCATCGGCTCGACACTCGAACTCGGCGGCAAGAGTCCGAACATCGTCTTCGACGACGCGAATGTCGGCAATGCCGCCATGGGTGTCATCGCCGGTGTCTTTGCAGCCGCTGGACAGACATGCATCGCCGGAAGTCGCGTCTTCGCGCACAAAGCCGTCTACGACGAGCTCTTGGAGAAGGTCAGCAGACGAGCGGAGTCAATCGTCATCGGCGACCCACTCGATGATCGAACCGAACTCGGACCGCTCGCTTTCGAATCGCAGTGCGAGAAAGTGGCGTCGTATGTTGATCTGGGCGTACAGGAAGGGGCCACGGTTGCAACGGGAGGGCGACGTCCCGATGTCGAGCTTCCCGGCTACTTCTACTCGCCCACGGTGCTCACCGACGTCAACAATGACATGAGAGTCGTGAAAGAGGAGATCTTCGGCCCAGTGACTGCTGTCATTCCGTTCGAGACCGAAGAAGAACTCGTCGGAATGGCCAATGACTCGATCTACGGCCTCGCAGCCGGCGTGTGGACCAACAGCCTCTCGCGAGGCCATCGAATCGCCCGGCAGCTCGACGCAGGCACCGTGTGGCTGAACATGTATCGAGCCATGTCGCCGATGTCCCCGCGGCAGGGATTCAAAGCCTCGGGAGTCGGAGTCGAGCATGGAATCGAATCCATCAAGGACTACACCCGGCTGAAAAGCGTTTGGGTGAACACCGACGAGGAGCCTGTCGCCGACCCATTCATCCTCAGGAGCTGA
- a CDS encoding alpha/beta fold hydrolase has translation MTAHSQLSPTEPRSRGPLPLVLLHGVGLDSTMWGPLGAELRKAGQNEIITLDLPGHGQKPPLREPQSLSSLADDVFRQLPEKCNLLGFSLGALIAQAIAVSHSERIGRLICASSVCQRTDDERAAVRARLETASDDMTASSAASIERWFPTGATAVPDETIEQVRSTLLRNDSESFLRSYRVFAFGDAEIAGDLNRIEAKTMAITGELDPGSTPDMSERLAKAVPDCRSVVIRGARHMLPVEKPQAMAKEIVEFLARA, from the coding sequence ATGACAGCACATTCTCAACTGTCCCCAACGGAGCCGAGGTCACGCGGGCCGCTGCCGCTGGTCCTGCTCCACGGGGTGGGTCTCGACAGCACGATGTGGGGGCCGTTGGGGGCGGAGCTCCGGAAGGCCGGGCAGAACGAGATCATCACGCTCGATCTGCCCGGCCACGGTCAGAAACCTCCGCTGAGAGAGCCCCAGAGTCTGAGCTCGTTGGCAGACGATGTGTTCCGGCAACTGCCGGAGAAGTGCAATCTGCTCGGGTTCTCGCTCGGTGCGCTGATCGCGCAGGCAATCGCCGTCTCTCACTCAGAGAGAATCGGACGACTCATCTGCGCATCGTCGGTCTGCCAGAGGACGGACGACGAGAGAGCAGCCGTTCGGGCTCGACTGGAGACAGCCTCAGACGACATGACCGCGTCGTCGGCGGCATCGATCGAGCGGTGGTTCCCGACCGGGGCCACCGCCGTACCGGACGAGACTATCGAACAGGTCCGCTCCACACTGCTGAGAAACGATTCCGAATCATTTCTTCGTTCCTACAGGGTATTCGCATTCGGAGATGCGGAGATCGCCGGCGATCTGAACAGGATTGAGGCGAAGACTATGGCGATCACGGGCGAACTGGACCCGGGGTCGACCCCTGATATGTCGGAGAGGCTGGCGAAGGCCGTTCCCGACTGCCGATCTGTGGTGATTCGGGGAGCGCGACACATGTTGCCTGTCGAGAAACCGCAGGCGATGGCGAAAGAGATCGTCGAGTTCCTGGCCCGAGCGTGA
- a CDS encoding amino acid synthesis family protein has product MRVRKIVTHVEEVLTEGGRPVDPAARVAVVAAVIENPWAGEGFVDDLNPGIDGTASPLGELLAPRVVEALNADVEAYGKAAIVGLSGEVEHGSALIHTLKFGDHFRRAAEASTLLPAVEKRGPAGIVFDIPMKHKTDATVRSHHQTVEIRIADAPHADEIVVALAASAQGRPQQRLADLSTER; this is encoded by the coding sequence ATGAGAGTTCGCAAGATCGTCACCCACGTCGAAGAAGTGCTCACCGAGGGTGGTCGTCCCGTCGACCCGGCAGCACGCGTTGCCGTGGTCGCGGCAGTGATCGAAAATCCCTGGGCAGGTGAGGGCTTCGTCGACGACCTCAACCCCGGAATCGACGGCACAGCATCTCCGCTGGGCGAGCTGCTCGCCCCGCGAGTTGTCGAGGCGCTCAATGCAGACGTCGAGGCATACGGAAAGGCAGCCATCGTGGGGCTCAGCGGTGAGGTCGAGCATGGGTCTGCACTCATCCACACACTCAAGTTCGGTGATCACTTCCGCCGTGCCGCCGAGGCCAGCACACTGCTTCCTGCCGTCGAAAAGAGAGGGCCGGCAGGAATCGTGTTCGACATCCCGATGAAGCACAAAACCGACGCCACGGTGCGCTCCCACCACCAGACGGTTGAGATCCGGATCGCAGACGCCCCGCATGCGGATGAGATCGTCGTCGCCCTCGCTGCGTCCGCCCAGGGTCGGCCGCAGCAGCGATTGGCTGATCTCTCCACCGAGCGGTAG